The following proteins are encoded in a genomic region of Syntrophotaleaceae bacterium:
- the radA gene encoding DNA repair protein RadA translates to MKNRSIFVCQQCGYQSPKWLGRCPDCDQWNTLTEESRAVAGDKNRLLPPPAKAQRIHEVQGQAEERHRCGIGELDRVLGGGVVPGSLVLIGGDPGIGKSTLLLQAANRLAVGGLALYITAEESARQVKLRGERLGASAPDLYVCPETSLEAILERVRELQPAFLVVDSIQTIFTSALESAPGSVAQVRECAGRLMQLAKGSGISTFITGHVTKGGAIAGPRMLEHMVDTVLYFEGDPGHPYRILRAVKNRFGSTNEIGVFEMKESGLAEVSNPSELFLAERPEGSAGSVVVPSLEGSRPILVELQALVASTSFGTPRRTAIGIDHNRVSLLVAVLEKKVGLSLLSQDIFLNVAGGVRLDEPAVDLGIVAALASSHLNRPVAAGIILFGEVGLTGEVRAVSRPELRIREAARLGFNRCYLPAGNLKNLEAPSGMRLIGVASAGHALEEIFD, encoded by the coding sequence TTGAAAAACAGGTCCATTTTTGTCTGCCAGCAGTGCGGGTACCAGAGCCCCAAATGGCTTGGGCGGTGTCCGGACTGCGATCAGTGGAATACCCTGACTGAAGAGTCCAGGGCGGTTGCCGGCGACAAGAATCGTTTGCTTCCTCCCCCTGCAAAGGCGCAGCGCATTCATGAAGTGCAGGGGCAGGCCGAGGAGCGGCACCGATGCGGCATCGGCGAACTCGATCGGGTCCTCGGCGGCGGTGTGGTTCCGGGCAGTCTGGTCCTGATCGGCGGGGACCCCGGCATCGGTAAGTCGACGCTGCTGCTGCAGGCGGCCAACCGGCTGGCCGTGGGCGGACTGGCTCTGTATATCACCGCCGAGGAATCCGCCCGCCAGGTCAAGCTGCGGGGCGAGCGCCTGGGGGCATCCGCTCCCGATTTGTACGTCTGCCCGGAAACTTCCCTGGAAGCCATTCTCGAAAGGGTCAGGGAGCTGCAGCCGGCTTTCCTGGTCGTCGACTCCATTCAGACCATCTTTACTTCGGCCCTCGAATCGGCCCCGGGCAGTGTCGCTCAGGTGCGGGAATGCGCCGGCCGGCTGATGCAGCTGGCCAAAGGCAGCGGCATTTCGACCTTTATCACCGGCCACGTCACCAAGGGGGGCGCCATAGCAGGCCCCCGCATGCTGGAGCACATGGTCGACACAGTTCTCTATTTCGAGGGAGATCCCGGCCATCCCTACCGCATTCTGCGCGCGGTCAAGAACCGGTTCGGCTCCACCAATGAAATCGGTGTCTTCGAGATGAAGGAGTCTGGTTTGGCGGAGGTGTCCAATCCCTCGGAACTCTTCCTGGCCGAACGACCGGAGGGGTCCGCCGGAAGCGTCGTCGTGCCGTCCCTGGAAGGAAGCCGGCCGATCCTTGTGGAACTGCAGGCACTGGTCGCTTCGACCTCCTTCGGCACTCCCCGGCGCACCGCCATCGGCATCGACCATAATCGGGTTTCGCTGCTGGTGGCCGTACTGGAAAAGAAGGTCGGGCTTTCCCTGCTGTCCCAGGACATCTTTCTCAACGTAGCCGGTGGCGTTCGACTGGATGAACCGGCCGTCGATCTGGGGATCGTGGCCGCCCTGGCCTCCAGCCACCTCAACCGTCCGGTTGCCGCCGGCATCATTCTTTTCGGCGAAGTCGGCCTGACCGGGGAGGTCAGAGCCGTTTCCCGCCCGGAGCTGCGCATCCGGGAGGCGGCGCGGCTAGGTTTCAACCGATGCTATCTGCCTGCGGGAAATCTGAAGAATCTGGAAGCTCCGTCCGGCATGCGGCTGATCGGCGTCGCCAGCGCCGGTCATGCCCTCGAGGAGATTTTCGATTGA
- a CDS encoding Fic family protein, with translation MDTNKFGPQKSGELYPIQGVSGATHAFIPAKLPINWKWPEKLWPLLVEARTALASLDGVGKHLPNPQLLLRPLQNREALRSSSLEGTYSTPEQQLLFQIDPQYPKSEADPVNAQREIFNYGKALRLRFEAHDDLPLSQRLIRELHKILLDGVRGSDSEPGEFRRVQVQIGRPPRFVPPPHHFLKDLLDDFEKYLHSEKQYDPLVESFISHYQFETIHPFRDGNGRVGRLLLSLTIAEWCNLSSQWLYMSSYYDSNKDEYIDRLFNVSSKGDWKGWIEFCLKGVVETAKDTEGRCDKLLKLGHSYKERINEVGGSYRLQMILDDLFISPVVTIPWIAKKHDVTYPTAKSDVDKLLSAGILIEFSDAPQKTFYSPEIVQITYQE, from the coding sequence ATGGATACAAATAAATTTGGTCCCCAAAAATCGGGTGAGCTTTACCCCATTCAGGGGGTGTCTGGAGCTACTCATGCATTTATTCCTGCCAAATTACCAATTAATTGGAAGTGGCCGGAAAAACTTTGGCCTCTTTTGGTAGAGGCAAGAACAGCTCTGGCAAGTCTTGACGGGGTAGGCAAGCATCTTCCTAACCCCCAGCTATTGCTAAGACCTTTGCAAAATAGGGAGGCTCTCCGGTCATCGAGTCTGGAGGGCACTTATTCAACGCCTGAGCAGCAGTTGCTTTTCCAGATTGATCCTCAGTATCCAAAATCAGAGGCAGACCCGGTAAACGCCCAAAGGGAAATTTTCAATTACGGAAAAGCCCTTAGATTAAGATTCGAGGCTCACGATGACCTCCCCTTGTCGCAAAGATTGATTCGAGAGCTTCATAAAATCCTTCTTGATGGCGTAAGAGGATCTGATAGTGAGCCTGGGGAATTTAGAAGAGTCCAAGTTCAAATTGGGCGGCCGCCAAGATTTGTTCCTCCGCCCCATCATTTTTTGAAAGACTTACTGGATGATTTTGAAAAATACCTTCATTCCGAGAAGCAATATGACCCACTGGTTGAATCTTTTATTTCTCACTATCAGTTTGAAACAATTCATCCATTTAGAGATGGAAATGGAAGGGTCGGTCGCTTGTTGCTTTCTCTGACAATTGCTGAGTGGTGTAATCTTTCCAGCCAGTGGCTTTACATGAGTTCCTATTATGATTCTAACAAAGATGAATATATTGACAGACTTTTTAATGTTAGCAGTAAAGGTGACTGGAAAGGATGGATAGAATTTTGTTTAAAAGGGGTAGTTGAAACAGCAAAAGACACAGAAGGAAGATGTGACAAACTACTGAAACTAGGTCATTCTTACAAGGAAAGAATAAATGAAGTTGGTGGTAGCTATAGGCTTCAAATGATACTCGACGATTTATTCATATCGCCCGTTGTCACAATACCATGGATAGCAAAAAAACATGATGTCACCTATCCAACTGCAAAATCCGATGTTGATAAATTGTTATCAGCAGGAATTCTTATTGAATTTTCGGATGCTCCGCAAAAAACATTCTACTCTCCGGAAATAGTCCAAATTACTTATCAGGAGTAA
- the moaC gene encoding cyclic pyranopterin monophosphate synthase MoaC: MSDKLTHFDEEGKAVMVEVGDKAPTHRVAVARGEVRMQEATLQRILEGDMSKGDVLAVARLAGIMAAKKTPDLIPLCHPLLLTSISIEFFAHTGEGRIEIEARVRVTGQTGVEMEALTAVAGAALTIYDMCKAVDKAMVISEVRLMEKHGGKSGSFVRQD; this comes from the coding sequence ATGAGCGATAAACTGACCCATTTTGACGAAGAGGGAAAAGCTGTAATGGTAGAGGTGGGGGACAAGGCCCCGACCCATCGGGTGGCCGTTGCCCGGGGAGAGGTGAGGATGCAGGAAGCGACCTTGCAGCGCATTCTCGAGGGGGACATGTCCAAAGGCGACGTGCTTGCCGTTGCCCGTCTAGCCGGCATCATGGCAGCCAAAAAAACACCTGACCTGATCCCCTTGTGTCATCCGTTGCTGCTGACATCCATCTCCATCGAATTTTTTGCCCACACGGGAGAAGGGCGGATTGAAATCGAGGCCAGGGTCCGGGTCACCGGACAGACCGGGGTGGAGATGGAGGCTTTGACCGCCGTTGCCGGCGCTGCTCTCACCATATACGATATGTGCAAGGCGGTGGACAAGGCAATGGTGATCAGCGAAGTCCGTCTGATGGAAAAGCACGGCGGTAAAAGCGGCTCCTTTGTACGGCAGGACTGA
- a CDS encoding poly-beta-1,6-N-acetyl-D-glucosamine N-deacetylase PgaB, translated as MKTAGIVLGLMLFLLPMAGIADATEPLYAAQVSWLPCKTEAELSQEFQRMREQGFDTLVVRVFHNRGDRFYPFIQPGADAGVYFKTREAPVVADILTPLIPLARAAGLRVYAWANTLSTPLTGSRDLHGRRYELAQGSVTATEKLDPFHPEVRNRLRALFEDLARYDLDGILLQDDLVLRHTEGFSAAGLSAYLNHSGQLPDPKDFYRNLRRDAEGRVRVGAYSAAFRLWARWKGRTLLNLATSLREAVRQINPDLKLVINLPYEVLSNPEGALAWFSLDFAEVRKCDFDYLGLMLYHRQMARELGVSIDEAMRLAGRLAAEGAGLLGRPERLLVKLQAVDFENLQPIVSKERDEVSGKLGRQPFSKAWFPYVRP; from the coding sequence TTGAAGACGGCTGGCATTGTCCTGGGTTTGATGCTTTTCCTGCTGCCGATGGCCGGCATTGCGGACGCTACCGAACCATTGTATGCCGCCCAGGTATCCTGGCTTCCCTGCAAAACCGAGGCAGAGCTGAGCCAGGAGTTTCAAAGAATGCGGGAGCAGGGATTCGATACCCTGGTCGTGCGCGTGTTTCACAATCGCGGCGACCGGTTCTATCCCTTCATTCAACCCGGGGCCGATGCCGGAGTCTACTTTAAAACCCGGGAAGCCCCCGTGGTCGCCGACATCCTGACCCCGCTGATTCCTCTGGCCCGAGCCGCCGGACTCAGGGTGTATGCCTGGGCAAACACTTTGTCGACCCCGTTGACCGGTTCCCGGGATCTGCACGGCCGCCGATATGAACTCGCCCAGGGGTCGGTCACTGCCACGGAAAAGCTCGATCCCTTTCACCCGGAAGTCCGGAATCGGCTCCGGGCCCTCTTCGAGGATCTGGCCCGTTATGATCTGGATGGAATCCTGCTCCAGGACGATCTGGTTCTGCGACATACCGAGGGATTTTCCGCAGCGGGCCTTTCGGCCTATCTCAATCATTCCGGTCAACTGCCGGACCCAAAGGATTTTTATCGGAATCTGAGGCGGGATGCCGAAGGCCGGGTACGGGTGGGCGCCTATTCCGCAGCTTTTCGCCTCTGGGCCCGGTGGAAAGGTCGAACCCTGCTGAATTTGGCGACTTCCCTGCGCGAAGCTGTTCGACAGATCAACCCGGACCTGAAGCTTGTCATCAATCTTCCCTATGAAGTTCTGTCCAACCCGGAGGGGGCCCTGGCCTGGTTTTCCCTCGATTTCGCCGAGGTTCGCAAATGCGACTTTGATTACCTGGGATTGATGCTGTATCATCGCCAGATGGCCCGGGAGCTTGGGGTGTCCATCGATGAGGCCATGCGGCTGGCGGGTCGTCTGGCTGCAGAGGGCGCCGGCCTTCTTGGCCGCCCGGAGCGGTTGCTGGTCAAGTTGCAGGCAGTCGATTTCGAGAATCTGCAGCCGATTGTGTCAAAGGAGCGGGATGAAGTCTCCGGTAAGCTTGGGCGGCAACCGTTCAGCAAGGCCTGGTTTCCCTATGTCAGGCCCTGA
- a CDS encoding ATP-binding protein: protein MTLDWHKVLCEVVGIVNREQEDFPRVFQKALAFLQEALPVDEVVLLLMDSFEGPVSQVIPAAGPVLFNPSQFAGRAVDPMAMASPGSVVRNGCQVQCAAGETGRGSTVLSLSLPPDFPCSPQFEALVGAVTLLMHNRSMQWRMRREPDWARTAGPLSLLAELARKINQARTMNRLLQAASFLLQTRLSLGGVFLRPLVGGTVHSAPVFHIAGHWAVWETRMLELEEQLAFRVLENGAASSAQEEICEDLLAEWSGPEVRVLPLVLGKDLWGVMTVFGEQAEKTQSSPGPHHEVLMAVAELLPLSMERVAALEELKALSAENLRKLEETSLLYRISRAIHSTLRLDELIHLILSAATVEGGPGFERAMLFMVNERSGILQGMLGVTRETAPVILPIDQALLAWERPEVGETAREAQRQAPFCRQVMKQRLPLDPSDNPLAKAVQEKRVVFVPTPQSETTSFEELTRVLGLAPCACAPLLGRKRVLGVLVVDNPRSGTEIHQERRHFLELFANQAAQAMENCLLLHRLEESHRDLRETQERMIQGEKMAALGETAASVTHELRNPLVAIGGFAQRLAKIGAEGSSEKEYSAIIVREVRRMEEMLTNILAFSRKQMLCIGECQIEAIIEEALTLEEDALQRAGVQVVCEIAENLPVVRGDEQKLRQVLVNLMANARQVMISGGRLTIRAYPTFLRGDQAVAVEVEDTGGGISPEVMRNIFNPFFTTRESGTGLGLSIVHRIIEHHYGDIEVQNREKGALFIVRLAVDGVPKALPFR, encoded by the coding sequence ATGACGCTGGACTGGCACAAGGTTTTGTGCGAGGTTGTCGGAATCGTCAACCGGGAGCAAGAAGATTTTCCCCGAGTTTTCCAAAAGGCTCTGGCTTTTCTGCAAGAGGCGCTTCCCGTCGACGAGGTGGTGCTGCTCCTCATGGACAGTTTCGAGGGTCCGGTGTCGCAGGTTATTCCCGCTGCCGGGCCCGTCCTTTTTAATCCCAGTCAATTCGCCGGGCGTGCTGTCGACCCCATGGCCATGGCTTCGCCGGGTTCGGTGGTTCGAAACGGCTGCCAGGTCCAATGTGCCGCCGGTGAAACGGGGCGAGGTTCTACCGTCCTCTCCCTGTCCCTTCCCCCTGACTTCCCCTGCTCTCCCCAATTTGAGGCCCTGGTTGGCGCCGTAACCCTGCTTATGCACAACAGGTCGATGCAGTGGCGGATGAGGCGCGAACCCGACTGGGCTCGTACAGCAGGTCCGCTTTCCCTGCTCGCGGAACTGGCGCGCAAAATCAACCAGGCCCGAACGATGAACAGACTGCTGCAGGCGGCCTCTTTCCTGCTCCAGACACGGCTATCGCTGGGCGGCGTTTTTCTGAGGCCGCTGGTTGGTGGAACCGTGCATTCGGCACCCGTTTTCCATATTGCGGGCCATTGGGCCGTCTGGGAAACCCGCATGCTGGAACTGGAGGAACAGCTGGCCTTCAGGGTTCTGGAGAACGGGGCCGCCTCATCCGCGCAGGAAGAGATCTGCGAAGATCTTCTTGCCGAATGGTCGGGGCCGGAGGTCAGGGTCCTCCCTCTCGTCCTTGGAAAGGATCTCTGGGGGGTTATGACGGTTTTCGGAGAACAGGCTGAAAAGACACAAAGCTCTCCCGGTCCTCATCACGAGGTGCTGATGGCAGTTGCCGAGTTGCTCCCGCTGTCAATGGAAAGGGTGGCGGCCCTGGAGGAACTCAAGGCCCTCTCGGCGGAAAACCTGCGCAAGCTGGAAGAAACGTCCCTTCTCTACCGGATTTCCCGTGCCATTCACAGCACTCTGCGGCTTGATGAACTGATCCATCTGATCCTTTCGGCGGCGACGGTTGAGGGAGGGCCGGGTTTCGAAAGAGCCATGCTTTTCATGGTCAATGAACGAAGCGGAATATTGCAGGGCATGCTCGGAGTAACCCGGGAGACGGCACCGGTGATTCTGCCGATCGATCAGGCGCTTCTGGCCTGGGAGCGGCCGGAGGTCGGCGAAACGGCCCGGGAGGCTCAACGGCAGGCTCCCTTCTGCCGTCAGGTGATGAAGCAGCGCCTGCCCCTCGACCCGTCAGACAATCCCCTGGCCAAAGCTGTGCAGGAGAAGCGGGTTGTATTCGTGCCGACACCCCAGTCGGAAACGACTTCATTTGAGGAACTGACCCGGGTCCTCGGCCTGGCACCCTGTGCCTGTGCCCCTTTGCTCGGGCGCAAGAGGGTTCTCGGCGTACTGGTGGTCGACAACCCCAGAAGCGGCACCGAAATTCATCAGGAGCGCCGGCATTTTTTGGAGCTGTTTGCCAATCAGGCAGCGCAGGCCATGGAAAACTGCCTGCTTTTGCATCGTCTCGAAGAGTCCCACCGCGACTTGCGGGAGACCCAGGAGCGGATGATTCAGGGAGAAAAAATGGCCGCTCTGGGAGAGACGGCTGCTTCCGTGACCCATGAACTGCGAAATCCGCTCGTGGCCATTGGCGGCTTCGCTCAGCGTCTGGCAAAGATCGGGGCGGAAGGGAGCAGTGAAAAGGAGTACAGTGCCATCATCGTCCGGGAAGTCCGCCGTATGGAGGAGATGCTCACGAATATCCTCGCCTTTTCGCGCAAACAGATGCTCTGTATCGGCGAGTGCCAGATTGAAGCAATCATCGAAGAGGCACTGACCCTGGAGGAGGACGCCCTGCAGCGGGCGGGAGTCCAAGTGGTCTGCGAAATTGCCGAAAACCTGCCTGTCGTTCGCGGGGACGAACAGAAGCTGCGTCAGGTGCTCGTGAACCTGATGGCCAACGCCCGTCAGGTCATGATCTCAGGGGGCCGATTGACCATTCGTGCCTACCCGACCTTCCTGAGGGGCGATCAGGCGGTTGCCGTGGAGGTCGAGGATACCGGAGGCGGGATTTCCCCCGAAGTCATGCGGAACATCTTCAACCCTTTTTTCACCACCCGCGAAAGCGGCACCGGGCTTGGCCTCTCCATCGTCCACCGGATCATTGAGCATCATTACGGTGACATAGAGGTGCAGAACCGGGAAAAGGGCGCCCTGTTCATCGTGCGTCTGGCCGTCGATGGAGTTCCCAAGGCCCTTCCTTTTCGTTGA
- the dksA gene encoding RNA polymerase-binding protein DksA — protein sequence MDQAKIEEFKAILESQLEALLKDADKTVSEMTDENGNFPDPTDRASLESDRNFELRIRDRERRLIMKIRSALERIENGEFGTCECCEEPIGEARLHARPVTTLCIECKTEQERKEKIG from the coding sequence ATGGACCAGGCAAAAATTGAAGAATTCAAGGCGATACTTGAGTCCCAACTGGAAGCGTTGCTAAAGGATGCCGACAAAACCGTTTCGGAAATGACCGATGAAAACGGGAATTTCCCCGATCCCACCGATCGGGCATCCTTGGAGTCCGATCGCAACTTCGAGTTGCGCATCCGGGATCGGGAACGCCGTTTGATCATGAAGATTCGAAGCGCTCTTGAACGAATCGAAAATGGAGAGTTCGGTACTTGCGAGTGCTGTGAAGAGCCGATCGGTGAAGCCCGGCTTCATGCCCGGCCGGTGACGACTCTCTGTATCGAGTGCAAAACCGAGCAGGAGCGCAAGGAGAAGATAGGCTGA